In Devosia beringensis, a single window of DNA contains:
- a CDS encoding M24 family metallopeptidase — protein MTPILTARLAALRARMAATDTDLVVIGPSSHMLYLADLAPHGDERPVLLMVSATFAGFLMPALNVDSARQHTDLPFFPWADADGPAAALDEILAATGIDRSAPSIVLDETMRADFALLVLDTLPGASRRFTNDTVGYLRSRKDQAEYRALKASAVLNDAAMAAGFAALRPGITEREVATVIRDFYKANGATPEFTSVCFGPNGAFPHHHTGETQLKADDAVLIDTGGRIAGYPSDMTRVGYFGAAPEGFGQIHSILDRAVEAAIAAAVPGAPASAVDKAARDIITAAGYGPNFMHRTGHGLGIDIHETPYITASSDTVLEEGMVFSIEPGIYLQGRFGLRLEEIVIIRNGVAEILSDMPRTAVAVG, from the coding sequence ATGACCCCGATCCTCACCGCCCGCCTTGCCGCTTTGCGTGCCCGCATGGCCGCCACCGATACCGATCTGGTCGTCATCGGCCCCTCGAGCCACATGCTCTACCTGGCCGATCTCGCCCCCCACGGTGACGAGCGCCCGGTTCTGCTCATGGTCTCGGCGACCTTCGCCGGCTTCCTCATGCCCGCGCTCAATGTCGACAGCGCCCGCCAGCATACCGATCTGCCCTTCTTCCCCTGGGCCGATGCCGATGGTCCTGCCGCCGCGCTCGACGAGATTCTGGCCGCCACCGGCATTGACCGCAGCGCGCCATCCATCGTGCTCGACGAAACCATGCGCGCCGATTTTGCTCTCCTGGTCCTCGATACGCTGCCCGGCGCCAGCCGCCGCTTCACCAATGACACGGTTGGCTATCTGCGCTCGCGCAAGGACCAGGCCGAATACCGCGCTCTCAAGGCCAGCGCCGTGCTCAACGACGCCGCCATGGCAGCCGGCTTTGCCGCTCTGCGGCCCGGCATTACCGAGCGCGAGGTCGCCACTGTCATTCGCGATTTCTACAAGGCCAACGGTGCCACGCCCGAATTCACCAGTGTCTGCTTCGGCCCCAATGGCGCCTTCCCGCATCACCACACCGGCGAGACCCAGCTCAAAGCCGATGACGCCGTGCTGATCGATACCGGCGGCCGCATTGCCGGCTATCCCTCCGACATGACCCGCGTCGGCTATTTCGGCGCCGCCCCCGAGGGCTTTGGCCAGATCCATTCCATCCTCGACCGCGCCGTCGAGGCCGCCATTGCCGCGGCCGTCCCCGGCGCCCCGGCCAGCGCTGTCGACAAGGCCGCCCGCGACATCATCACCGCCGCCGGCTATGGCCCCAATTTCATGCACCGCACCGGCCATGGCCTGGGCATCGACATCCACGAAACGCCCTATATCACCGCCAGCTCAGACACCGTGCTGGAGGAGGGCATGGTCTTCTCCATCGAGCCCGGCATCTACCTGCAGGGCCGCTTCGGCCTGCGCCTCGAGGAAATCGTCATCATCCGCAATGGCGTCGCCGAAATCCTCTCCGACATGCCCCGCACGGCCGTCGCCGTCGGCTGA
- a CDS encoding GNAT family N-acetyltransferase — MGVAPVITTDRLILRPHTADDFGACCALWADPTVVRFIGGRPSTPEEVWARLLRYAGLWSLCGYGYLLATDRATGALVGEFGLADFQRAIEPALGGAPEAGWVLLPAWHGRGLAREALIGLLDWAEGQGLTRTVCLIDPANAPSLRLAAALGYREYARSTYKDAPTILLERQHEGSFRTP, encoded by the coding sequence ATGGGCGTCGCGCCGGTCATCACCACCGATCGCCTGATCCTGCGCCCCCATACGGCTGACGATTTTGGCGCCTGTTGCGCCCTCTGGGCCGATCCGACGGTCGTCCGCTTCATCGGCGGTCGGCCGAGCACGCCCGAGGAAGTCTGGGCGCGTCTGCTGCGCTATGCCGGCCTCTGGTCACTCTGCGGTTACGGCTATCTCTTGGCCACCGACCGGGCCACCGGCGCCCTGGTCGGCGAATTTGGCCTGGCCGATTTTCAGCGAGCCATTGAGCCGGCTTTGGGTGGCGCCCCCGAGGCCGGCTGGGTCCTGCTGCCTGCCTGGCATGGCCGCGGCCTGGCCCGTGAAGCCCTGATCGGTCTGCTTGATTGGGCGGAAGGGCAGGGGCTGACGCGCACCGTCTGCCTCATCGACCCCGCCAACGCGCCCTCGCTGCGCCTCGCCGCCGCCCTCGGCTATCGCGAATATGCGCGCAGCACCTATAAGGACGCGCCCACCATCCTGCTCGAACGGCAGCACGAAGGCTCGTTCAGGACGCCTTGA
- a CDS encoding ABC transporter ATP-binding protein, protein MTPLLEVRNVSKRFAMGGVFGRKVVDAVQDASLTLSAEKPEIFTIIGESGSGKTTLARMILGLELPTSGEISFAGKTVSHRVGRQERLDFMAKVQPVFQNPFEAFNPLKRIDRYLESTARQFLKLKQQDDLDGAMDGALQKVGLSLAEVKGRYPNEMSGGQLQRAAIARALIPNPPLLVADEPVSMVDASLRMSIVNLLRELRDSLGVSVIYITHDLATAYYISNRLIIMQRGRIVEMGDARTVLDNPEHPYSRLLKASVLSTEDAGAGKLATDPGMVALASDAMGRPGRLVDRADGRMVRVYEGV, encoded by the coding sequence ATGACGCCGCTATTGGAAGTGCGCAACGTGTCCAAGCGCTTTGCCATGGGCGGGGTGTTCGGGCGCAAGGTGGTCGATGCGGTGCAGGATGCCAGCCTGACGCTGAGCGCGGAAAAGCCGGAGATCTTCACCATCATTGGCGAGAGCGGCTCGGGCAAGACGACGCTGGCGCGGATGATCCTGGGGCTGGAACTGCCGACGAGCGGCGAGATCAGCTTTGCCGGCAAGACGGTGAGCCATCGGGTCGGGCGGCAGGAGCGGCTCGACTTCATGGCCAAGGTGCAGCCGGTGTTCCAGAACCCGTTCGAGGCGTTCAACCCGCTCAAGCGGATCGACCGGTATCTGGAATCCACCGCGCGGCAGTTTCTCAAGCTCAAACAGCAGGATGACCTCGATGGCGCGATGGATGGGGCGCTGCAGAAGGTCGGGCTGAGCCTGGCCGAGGTCAAGGGCCGCTATCCGAACGAAATGAGCGGCGGGCAGCTGCAGCGGGCGGCGATCGCGCGGGCGCTGATCCCCAATCCGCCGCTGCTGGTGGCCGACGAACCGGTCAGCATGGTGGATGCCAGCCTGCGCATGAGCATCGTCAACCTGCTGCGCGAGCTGCGCGACAGCCTGGGCGTCTCGGTGATCTACATCACCCATGACCTGGCGACGGCCTATTACATTTCCAACCGGCTGATCATCATGCAGCGCGGGCGGATCGTCGAAATGGGCGATGCGCGCACGGTGCTGGACAATCCCGAACACCCCTATTCGCGGCTGCTCAAGGCCAGCGTGCTGAGCACCGAGGATGCGGGGGCGGGCAAGCTGGCCACCGATCCGGGCATGGTGGCGCTGGCCAGCGATGCGATGGGGCGGCCGGGCAGACTGGTGGACCGGGCGGATGGACGGATGGTGCGGGTCTATGAGGGTGTGTGA
- a CDS encoding family 43 glycosylhydrolase, with the protein MSKAIYRDPIEDGAADPTVIRREGTDEWWMFYTNRRANAGGPGFSWIHGSPIGVAVSRDDGASWTYRGTVAGLDDPKDVGQLNTHWAPEVIWAEGQYHMFLSYITGVPDGWKVPRTILQFTSPDLETWTRVGPLALSSDNVIDACVLRSPDGLWRLWYKDEGQGSSTWSATSTDMLNWTLEGLVLPGSPDAPPHEGPNVFQMGGWYWLIVDEWRGQGVYRSDDTINWVRQGLIGDQPGAAPDDTRFMRHADVVVAGNHGALYYFTHPEWDELGQPKGPPDAAARRTAVHQGRLTVVDGVLVLHRDVAADVGLLKAS; encoded by the coding sequence ATGAGTAAAGCGATCTATCGCGATCCGATCGAGGACGGCGCGGCGGACCCCACGGTGATCCGGCGCGAGGGCACGGACGAATGGTGGATGTTCTATACCAACCGGCGGGCCAATGCGGGCGGACCGGGCTTCAGCTGGATCCATGGCTCGCCCATCGGGGTGGCGGTGTCGCGCGATGACGGCGCGAGCTGGACGTATCGCGGCACGGTGGCGGGGCTGGACGATCCGAAGGACGTCGGCCAGCTCAATACGCATTGGGCGCCCGAGGTGATCTGGGCCGAGGGGCAGTACCACATGTTCCTGAGCTATATTACCGGGGTGCCGGACGGCTGGAAGGTACCGCGGACCATCTTGCAGTTCACCAGCCCGGATCTGGAAACCTGGACGCGGGTGGGACCGCTGGCGTTATCGAGCGACAATGTCATCGATGCCTGCGTGTTGCGTAGCCCGGATGGGCTGTGGCGGCTGTGGTACAAGGACGAGGGCCAGGGCTCGAGCACGTGGAGCGCCACCAGCACCGATATGCTCAACTGGACGCTCGAAGGGCTGGTGCTGCCGGGATCGCCCGACGCCCCGCCGCATGAGGGGCCCAATGTGTTCCAGATGGGCGGCTGGTACTGGCTGATCGTCGATGAATGGCGCGGCCAGGGAGTCTATCGCTCGGATGATACGATCAACTGGGTGCGGCAGGGGCTGATCGGCGATCAGCCCGGCGCCGCGCCCGACGACACGCGCTTCATGCGTCATGCCGATGTGGTAGTGGCCGGCAACCACGGGGCGCTCTACTATTTTACCCATCCCGAATGGGACGAGCTGGGCCAGCCCAAGGGGCCGCCCGATGCCGCGGCGCGGCGCACGGCGGTGCATCAGGGGCGGCTGACGGTGGTCGATGGGGTGCTGGTGCTGCATCGGGACGTGGCGGCGGATGTGGGATTGCTCAAGGCGTCCTGA